The window TTGAATTGTTGTCAGAAATGGAGTAACTGAAAAAGCATAACCATATTTGTTCTTATCAATGACCTTATTAAAATCTCTTTGTCCGTCAGAGTTCGGAGCAGTTATCAAAGCAATGGTTTGAAAAACCATCGTTAATTCAGTTCGGTTATTTTTTGTAGAGAAAGTTCCGTTTGGTAGAAGTTTGATAGTCGGATTTTCCTTTACCAACCTTTCAAGTGTTCGTTTTCTTTCAAGTTCTAGCTTGCCAATTGCGTAGGCGTAATCAATAGCCAAAACTTCCAAGTCAATTCCGTAACGCTTGTGAAAGCGCACACGAACATTACAAGTTATTTCAAGTCCGCTTGCAAAAGTTTGTTGCGTTTCTTTTTCAAAGCGTTCAATGTTGTGATAAGTGTTAGCCCAAAAAACACCTTTGATTTCAGTTGTTATTAAGTTGCCGTCTTTCTCAATGAATTTTAGAAAGCACCAACGCTTGTCTGGTTGCTTCTTCACATCTGTAATTTCCGCTTTAATCCAAAAGGTTTGACCTGCAAAGCGATTTTTAATCGCTTTGTCAATTTCATTTACAAGTTCGGAAAGTTTAATACTGTCTGGCATTATTATCTTTTGGAAAAAGGTCTGTAAGAGTTTGTCTCGCTGAAAATTTTTCCAACTTTAAAACCTATTGTCGTTGAAAGTTCTTCAAGTGTGTTTGCGTTGTGCTTCTCGCACAGTCGCAAAGCAATTAAAGCAGATGCTTTCGCATCGCTTTCAGCGTTGTGATGTTTTAGTCTTATTTTGAAATGCCTTGAAACATTGTCTAACCGAAAACTACCAAGTGGGAGTAGCTCCTGAGATAGTCGGTAAGTGCAGTGATAGTCCAGGTCAGGATAACGAAGTTTTGAGCTGTCAAGTGTAAACCGCAAAACGCTACAATCAAAAGATGCGTTATGCGCAACAATTGTCTGATTGTTAAAATACTTCTGCAATCCCTTCCATTGTTGTTTAAAGGTCTTTTTGTCTCTTGTGTGCTTGTCCTCAATGCCGTGAAGAA is drawn from Flavobacteriales bacterium and contains these coding sequences:
- the xseA gene encoding exodeoxyribonuclease VII large subunit gives rise to the protein MPDSIKLSELVNEIDKAIKNRFAGQTFWIKAEITDVKKQPDKRWCFLKFIEKDGNLITTEIKGVFWANTYHNIERFEKETQQTFASGLEITCNVRVRFHKRYGIDLEVLAIDYAYAIGKLELERKRTLERLVKENPTIKLLPNGTFSTKNNRTELTMVFQTIALITAPNSDGQRDFNKVIDKNKYGYAFSVTPFLTTIQGDNASQLILKQLKLIEASKEKFDVVVIVRGGGSDIDFKSFNDYELAKAVAMFPTPILTGIGHDRNTNIVDLMSRQHKTPTEVATYIIDNNMNFEAEIDELKERFFQRVDELLDDAKDELASMKQRIKNLHPTTILKKGFAIIKSNNKILTDTKRIKVNSELQTIMQSETITSTVTRKIKNEKGIDL
- a CDS encoding 3'-5' exonuclease — its product is MNFIAIDFETANNFRSSICSMGVAIVENGKLVGSEHFLIKPTPNHYDSFNSLLHGIEDKHTRDKKTFKQQWKGLQKYFNNQTIVAHNASFDCSVLRFTLDSSKLRYPDLDYHCTYRLSQELLPLGSFRLDNVSRHFKIRLKHHNAESDAKASALIALRLCEKHNANTLEELSTTIGFKVGKIFSETNSYRPFSKR